A region of Triplophysa dalaica isolate WHDGS20190420 chromosome 20, ASM1584641v1, whole genome shotgun sequence DNA encodes the following proteins:
- the ptges3b gene encoding prostaglandin E synthase 3b yields MQPAAAKWYDERDCVYVEFIVEDSKDVKVNFEKSKFGFSCLSGTDNTQHSNEIDLFDAIDKEESKHRRTDRSVLCYLRKAVPGKSWPRLTKEKGKINWLSVDFNNWKDWEDESDEDLSTNDRFSDMMNNMGGEDDLPDLDGADDESVDSDDEKMPDLE; encoded by the exons AT GCAACCGGCAGCCGCTAAGTGGTACGACGAACGGGACTGTGTCTACGTCGAGTTCATTGTGGAGGACAGCAAGGATGTTAAAGTAAACtttgaaaaatctaaatttggTTTCAG TTGTCTCAGTGGAACTGATAATACTCAGCACTCAAATGAAATTGACCTCTTTGATGCTATTGATAAAGAG GAGTCCAAACACAGGCGCACAGACCGGTCAGTCTTGTGCTATTTACGGAAAGCAGTGCCTGGGAAATCATGGCCAAGATTAACAAAAGAGAAGGGAAAG ATTAACTGGCTTAGTGTTGACTTCAACAACTGGAAAGACTGGGAGGATGAATCTGATGAAGATTTGTCCACCAATGATCGCTTTTCAGAt ATGATGAACAACATGGGAGGAGAGGATGACTTACCTGACCTAGATGGAGCAGATGAT GAATCAGTAGATAGCGATGATGAAA aAATGCCTGATCTAGAATAA